The following proteins are co-located in the Brachybacterium sacelli genome:
- a CDS encoding MFS transporter encodes MRPRTAHKAPPSPWWVAIVCGMASYIDAAAIVSSGTALVLYQQTLGVTGGQIGILSAALTLSIAIGALTGGRLGDRFGRRKVFIVTMAMVVIGCMLLVLAPGFAGLFAGTVLLGLGSGADLPVSLSTISEAASSTNRGKLLGFSQIFWFGGILATNALSAIIGGLGQLGGQILFGHVGIVALAVLVLRVTIPESTTWSEAHTERASGVDTVRAQRTGIKDVLGKKIFLIPFLALLVFYTLTNIGANTGGQFGTYIAVNVVGLSVQVNSLIGIFGMPLGMLWGLWFMRIVDGRLRMHYFVFGAICLVVSYLLPVLLGFSIPVWLAMQVLNGLGGAFAFEAIMKVWSQESFPTLLRSSVQGSIIAVARVVAAGVALVTPALATTPKLLYGSLTAVVLIGVTAGWLGFRNSRFSTFDIEEKNLADAQAALSGGGLRADSTWTTQEPPVTPPMSAPSTQYAPTER; translated from the coding sequence GTGCGACCACGAACAGCCCACAAGGCGCCGCCCAGTCCGTGGTGGGTGGCGATCGTCTGCGGCATGGCCTCCTACATCGATGCCGCGGCGATCGTCAGCTCCGGGACGGCTCTCGTCCTCTATCAGCAGACCCTCGGAGTGACCGGCGGGCAGATCGGCATCCTCTCCGCCGCCCTGACGCTGAGCATCGCCATCGGGGCGCTCACCGGAGGCCGGCTCGGTGACCGCTTCGGCCGCCGGAAGGTCTTCATCGTCACGATGGCGATGGTCGTCATCGGCTGCATGCTCCTGGTGCTGGCCCCCGGCTTCGCGGGGCTCTTCGCAGGGACCGTCCTCCTCGGCCTCGGCAGCGGTGCCGACCTTCCCGTCTCCCTCTCGACGATCTCCGAGGCGGCGAGCAGCACCAACCGCGGCAAGCTGCTGGGCTTCTCGCAGATCTTCTGGTTCGGCGGCATCCTCGCGACCAACGCGCTGTCGGCGATCATCGGGGGCCTGGGCCAGCTCGGCGGTCAGATCCTGTTCGGGCACGTCGGCATCGTCGCCCTGGCCGTGCTCGTCCTGCGAGTGACCATCCCGGAGTCCACCACCTGGTCCGAGGCGCATACGGAGCGTGCCTCCGGGGTCGACACGGTGCGCGCGCAACGCACCGGGATCAAGGACGTCCTCGGGAAGAAGATCTTCCTGATCCCCTTCCTCGCCCTGCTGGTCTTCTACACCCTGACCAATATCGGCGCGAACACCGGCGGACAGTTCGGGACCTACATCGCCGTCAACGTGGTCGGTCTCTCGGTCCAGGTCAACTCGCTCATCGGGATCTTCGGCATGCCGCTGGGCATGCTGTGGGGACTGTGGTTCATGCGCATCGTCGATGGCCGCCTGCGCATGCACTACTTCGTGTTCGGGGCGATCTGCCTGGTGGTCTCCTACCTCCTGCCCGTGCTCCTCGGCTTCTCCATCCCCGTCTGGCTGGCGATGCAGGTGCTCAACGGCCTGGGCGGCGCCTTCGCCTTCGAGGCCATCATGAAGGTCTGGAGCCAGGAGTCGTTCCCGACGCTGCTGCGCTCGTCCGTGCAGGGCAGCATCATCGCCGTCGCCCGGGTCGTCGCCGCCGGCGTCGCCCTGGTGACCCCGGCCCTCGCAACCACACCGAAGCTGCTCTACGGCTCCCTCACCGCCGTCGTGCTCATCGGCGTCACCGCAGGCTGGCTCGGGTTCCGCAACTCCCGATTCAGCACCTTCGACATCGAGGAGAAGAACCTGGCCGACGCCCAGGCCGCGCTGTCGGGCGGCGGACTCCGCGCCGACAGCACCTGGACCACGCAGGAACCACCCGTCACACCGCCCATGTCCGCTCCCAGCACCCAGTACGCCCCGACCGAGAGGTGA
- a CDS encoding family 78 glycoside hydrolase catalytic domain, whose translation MTTTDTTTTTAAEALRTAQAITAVGTDGRAPVLATRVTLEQGPRTVAHAELVATAHGVYGASVNGAPATESVLNPGWTVYESRLQVQRFDVTEHVRSGTEDVELSVVLGRGWFNGDFGFTDAEANYGDENSLLATLDITYQDGSTQSIATDESWTATDSPITFATIYDGQHEDRRLGAGDPRPVQVTEIDRTRLIEQASPLITRHETRHPEQIWTSPSGATLLDFGQNLVGWLRFTVTGPAGAEITLRHAEVLEHEELGTRPLRSAKATDHVILAGHDAGETFEPTFTFHGFRYAEISGWPGTLTADDIEAVVVHSDVRRTGWFESSHPGVNQLVSNSVWSQRGNFLAVPTDCPQRDERLGWTGDIAAYAATAAYQFDVSDFLHNWLLDVHAEASLPPLSFVPFVVPDILKLRKNGDDPFAEEEQEVPTAIWGDAVVWVAEALWHAYGDLERLRRHYPGMVLHLESVERALSPSGLWDTGFQFADWLDPDASPHDPAAAKADKGVVATACLIRSARFAAETARLIGEEADASRWQDLADRTLSAFTEAYVSDDGRVLSDCATVYALAISFDLLEESTRPLSAERLAEVVREAGYRVSTGFAGTPFVTWALSETGHVEDAYRLLLEEGCPSWLYPVSMGATTIWERWDSMLPDGSINPGEMTSFNHYALGAVADWIYQVVLGIRPAEPGYRRIRIQPTPGPGIDWAKGAYDSAAGRIEVSWEQAADGLHGRATIPDGAEADLVLPDGTTRPVGPGTHTF comes from the coding sequence ATGACCACCACCGACACCACGACCACCACCGCCGCCGAGGCGCTGCGCACCGCTCAGGCGATCACCGCCGTCGGCACCGACGGGAGAGCCCCCGTGCTCGCCACCCGGGTCACCCTCGAGCAGGGCCCCCGCACCGTCGCCCATGCCGAGCTGGTCGCCACGGCGCACGGCGTCTACGGCGCGAGCGTCAACGGCGCTCCCGCCACAGAATCCGTCCTGAACCCCGGGTGGACCGTCTACGAGTCCCGCCTCCAGGTCCAGCGCTTCGACGTCACCGAGCACGTGCGCTCCGGCACCGAGGACGTCGAGCTCTCCGTGGTGCTGGGGCGCGGCTGGTTCAACGGCGACTTCGGCTTCACCGACGCCGAAGCCAACTACGGGGACGAGAACTCCCTCCTCGCCACACTGGACATCACCTACCAGGACGGCTCCACCCAGTCGATCGCGACGGATGAGTCCTGGACCGCCACCGATTCCCCGATCACCTTCGCGACGATCTACGACGGCCAGCACGAGGACCGCCGTCTCGGCGCCGGCGACCCCCGCCCGGTCCAGGTCACCGAGATCGACCGCACCAGGCTGATCGAGCAGGCCTCACCGCTGATCACCCGCCACGAGACGCGCCACCCCGAGCAGATCTGGACGTCCCCCTCGGGGGCGACTCTGCTGGACTTCGGACAGAACCTGGTGGGCTGGCTGCGCTTCACCGTCACCGGACCCGCCGGCGCCGAGATCACCCTGCGCCACGCGGAGGTGCTGGAGCACGAGGAGCTCGGCACCCGCCCGCTGCGCTCGGCGAAGGCCACCGACCACGTGATCCTCGCCGGTCACGATGCCGGGGAGACCTTCGAGCCCACCTTCACCTTCCACGGCTTCCGTTACGCGGAGATCAGCGGTTGGCCCGGCACGCTCACGGCCGACGACATCGAGGCTGTCGTGGTGCACTCCGACGTCCGCCGCACCGGCTGGTTCGAGTCCTCGCACCCCGGGGTGAACCAGCTGGTGAGCAATTCGGTCTGGTCCCAGCGGGGCAACTTCCTGGCGGTGCCGACCGACTGCCCCCAGCGCGACGAGCGCCTGGGCTGGACCGGTGACATCGCGGCCTACGCCGCGACCGCCGCCTACCAGTTCGACGTCTCCGACTTCCTGCACAACTGGCTGCTGGACGTGCACGCCGAGGCGAGCCTGCCGCCGCTGAGCTTCGTGCCCTTCGTGGTGCCGGACATCCTCAAGCTGCGCAAGAACGGCGACGATCCCTTCGCCGAGGAGGAGCAGGAGGTCCCCACCGCCATCTGGGGCGACGCCGTGGTGTGGGTCGCGGAGGCCCTGTGGCACGCCTACGGCGATCTCGAGCGCCTCCGCCGGCACTACCCCGGCATGGTGCTGCATCTGGAGTCCGTGGAACGGGCCCTGTCCCCCAGCGGCCTGTGGGACACCGGCTTCCAGTTCGCCGACTGGCTCGACCCGGATGCCTCCCCGCACGACCCCGCGGCGGCGAAGGCCGACAAGGGCGTGGTCGCCACCGCCTGCCTCATCCGCTCGGCCCGTTTCGCCGCCGAGACCGCACGGCTGATCGGCGAGGAGGCGGACGCGTCCCGCTGGCAGGACCTCGCCGATCGCACGCTGAGCGCCTTCACCGAGGCCTATGTGAGCGACGACGGCCGCGTCCTCTCCGACTGCGCGACCGTGTACGCGCTGGCCATCTCCTTCGATCTGCTCGAGGAGTCCACCCGGCCGTTGTCCGCCGAGCGCCTCGCGGAGGTGGTGCGCGAGGCCGGCTACCGAGTCTCCACCGGTTTCGCGGGCACTCCGTTCGTGACCTGGGCGCTGTCGGAGACCGGCCACGTCGAGGACGCCTACCGGCTGCTGCTCGAGGAGGGCTGCCCCTCCTGGCTCTACCCCGTCTCCATGGGCGCGACCACCATCTGGGAGCGCTGGGACTCGATGCTGCCGGACGGCTCCATCAACCCCGGCGAGATGACGAGCTTCAACCACTACGCCCTGGGGGCCGTCGCCGACTGGATCTACCAGGTCGTCCTCGGGATCCGTCCCGCCGAGCCCGGCTATCGCCGGATCCGCATCCAGCCCACCCCGGGCCCCGGCATCGACTGGGCGAAGGGCGCCTACGACTCCGCGGCAGGCCGCATCGAGGTGTCCTGGGAGCAGGCGGCCGACGGGCTGCACGGGCGGGCCACGATCCCCGACGGAGCCGAGGCCGACCTCGTGCTGCCCGATGGCACGACCCGCCCCGTCGGCCCCGGGACGCACACCTTCTGA
- a CDS encoding ABC transporter substrate-binding protein — MLSRRSAFALLAAAGAAPALASCGPNAGGAADGTLRVYWWGGDLRAGITQEVLDMYTTDHPDQEVSPEYSEWSGYWDKLATQTAGGSAPDIIQMDEAYIDSYGSEGSLLDLETVSDVLDLSQMDEAILETGRLSDGTLVGAPNGFNLYATGMNPALLEEAGIDLPDDTTWTWDDFHTLCQELSEWGKSSGNGVLGTSGFGLGAGDLAAWARQSGDQQLFPREDEELVTKETIVSLLEFCRELASSGAALEAGAQIENSSASLEQGLFATRGCVFQQVPSSQILTFQDSTGDPLQLLRMPARTSGESKMVNKASMYWSLSATAADPTAAAELTNFLLNDEGAAEVLKIERGIPAFPAIQEAVRPLLTENALISLDFAQEMQEEVVKPPVVTPASGVGFGDQYTRLAEESLFEKRSTSDVADEMLEVLTGMQPER, encoded by the coding sequence TTGCTCTCTCGTCGATCCGCCTTCGCCCTCCTGGCTGCCGCCGGGGCCGCCCCCGCCCTGGCCTCCTGCGGCCCCAACGCGGGAGGAGCGGCGGACGGCACGCTGCGGGTCTACTGGTGGGGCGGCGACCTCCGCGCGGGAATCACCCAAGAGGTCCTCGACATGTACACCACGGACCACCCTGACCAGGAGGTCTCCCCCGAGTACAGCGAATGGTCCGGCTACTGGGACAAGCTCGCGACCCAGACCGCCGGCGGCAGCGCCCCGGACATCATCCAGATGGACGAGGCCTACATCGATTCCTACGGCTCCGAGGGCTCGCTGCTGGATCTCGAGACAGTCTCCGATGTCCTCGACCTCTCCCAGATGGACGAGGCGATCCTGGAGACGGGGCGACTGTCCGACGGCACCCTGGTGGGTGCTCCGAACGGCTTCAACCTCTACGCGACCGGCATGAACCCCGCGCTGCTCGAGGAAGCCGGGATCGACCTGCCCGACGACACCACCTGGACCTGGGACGACTTCCACACCCTGTGCCAGGAGCTCTCCGAGTGGGGGAAGTCCTCGGGCAACGGCGTCCTGGGGACCAGCGGCTTCGGTCTGGGTGCCGGAGACCTCGCCGCCTGGGCACGGCAGTCCGGCGACCAGCAGCTCTTCCCCCGTGAGGACGAGGAGCTGGTCACCAAGGAGACCATCGTGTCGCTGCTGGAGTTCTGCCGCGAGCTCGCCTCCTCCGGTGCCGCCCTAGAGGCCGGGGCGCAGATCGAGAATTCCTCGGCCAGCCTCGAGCAGGGCCTGTTCGCCACCCGGGGCTGCGTCTTCCAGCAGGTCCCGAGCTCCCAGATCCTCACCTTCCAGGACTCCACCGGAGACCCGCTGCAGCTGCTGCGCATGCCGGCGCGCACCAGCGGCGAGTCGAAGATGGTGAACAAGGCGTCGATGTACTGGTCGCTCAGCGCGACGGCGGCCGATCCCACGGCCGCGGCGGAGCTGACGAATTTCCTGCTCAACGACGAGGGAGCGGCCGAGGTGCTCAAGATCGAGCGCGGCATCCCGGCGTTCCCGGCGATCCAGGAGGCGGTGCGCCCGCTGCTGACCGAGAACGCGCTGATCTCGCTCGACTTCGCCCAGGAGATGCAGGAGGAGGTCGTCAAGCCGCCGGTGGTGACCCCCGCCAGCGGCGTCGGCTTCGGGGACCAGTACACGCGGCTCGCGGAGGAGTCCCTGTTCGAGAAGCGCTCGACCTCCGACGTCGCCGACGAGATGCTCGAGGTCCTCACCGGGATGCAGCCCGAGCGCTGA